From Orcinus orca chromosome 3, mOrcOrc1.1, whole genome shotgun sequence, a single genomic window includes:
- the SNCB gene encoding beta-synuclein produces the protein MDVFMKGLSMAKEGVVAAAEKTKQGVTEAAEKTKEGVLYVGSKTREGVVQGVASVAEKTKEQASHLGGAVFSGAGNIAAATGLVKKEEFPTDLKPEEVAQEAAEEPLIEPLMEPEGESYEEPPQEEYREYEPEA, from the exons ATGGACGTGTTCATGAAGGGCCTGTCCATGGCCAAGGAGGGCGTCGTGGCCGCCGCGGAGAAAACCAAGCAGGGGGTCACCGAGGCCGCGGAGAAGACCAAGGAGGGTGTCCTCTACGTTG GAAGCAAGACCCGAGAGGGGGTTGTACAAGGAGTGGCCTCAG TGGCTGAGAAAACCAAGGAGCAGGCATCTCATCTGGGAGGAGCTGTGTTCTCTGGGGCTGGGAATATCGCAGCAGCCACAGGCCTGGTGAAGAAGGAGGAATTTCCCACCGATCTGAAG CCAGAGGAAGTGGCCCAGGAAGCTGCAGAGGAGCCGCTGATTGAGCCCCTGATGGAGCCAGAAGGGGAGAGTTATGAGGAACCGCCCCAG GAGGAGTATCGGGAGTATGAGCCAGAGGCGTAA
- the GPRIN1 gene encoding G protein-regulated inducer of neurite outgrowth 1, translated as MLLQKMDSKSSKQADSISIGKEDAGSLRKADPMFTGKTEPVASGRMDPVTPEKEDPGSLGKVDPECSSKVDTMSARKEYPVSLGKGDPAFPKKEEPRYSGKDLQVSSEEVGPASAGKTDLVSLGKRDPELSEKVDPMSLENTDSASVGKTDPGSLGMLTPGSSGKIKPVSPGTVALGSSGRVDPTHLGMTEPASMVNAETVSSTKEDPQFLGKMDPASSGKQESMSMRMTKTMSTGQVDPMFSGKMDPTSLKNMDPVSSGKTGPVSLGKVDPVSSGKPEPFSPGQAELMSVGKTETASSRKEDPVSSRKGDPISVGNTKTSSSGKVNPESSGKIDPVSSGPAGPPSSVKTEAVTGGKADPLSSETSGPVAPGKVGLMASGKADPPTLGKVDPVCKGKAETVPPGDMNSESAGKVAPTTLGKTVQASSGKAEAVPEGKVDPLPLEKGNPMNSTKVDPRASGKAEPKSEGKAETRPPGQEGTASSGKAEAKSLQEKPLTSEKGDPGSSIVSGKLEPVALGKTDSAPQGKGEPPSSGKQAHLTLEKAEASSSRQADDKPCGSASYPADSGGRVEPAPLPSSEACSLGQKDPAATRAERNPGLEAVAPSPGPRTRDNFTKAPSWEASATPPREDAGTQAGSQACVSVAVSPMSPQDGGGGSAFSFQAAPRAPSPAPRPPSRRDAGLQVSLGAAETRSVATEPMTPQAAAPPAFPEVRVRPGSALAAAVAPPEAAEPVRDVSWDEKGMTWEVYGAAMEVEVLGMAIQKHLERQIEEHGRQGAPAPPPAARQGPGRAGSVRTAPPEGAAKRPPGLFRALLQSVRRPRCCSRAGPTAE; from the coding sequence ATGTTATTACAGAAGATGGATTCCAAGTCTTCAAAGCAGGCAGATTCCATTTCCATAGGAAAAGAAGATGCCGGGTCCTTGAGGAAGGCAGATCCCATGTTTACAGGAAAGACGGAGCCTGTGGCTTCTGGAAGGATGGATCCTGTGACCCCAGAAAAGGAGGATCCTGGATCATTGGGAAAGGTAGATCCTGAGTGCTCCAGCAAGGTGGATACAATGTCTGCAAGGAAGGAGTATCCTGTATCCTTGGGCAAAGGGGATCCTGCATTCCCAAAAAAGGAGGAGCCCAGGTATTCAGGAAAAGACCTTCAAGTGTCCTCAGAAGAGGTGGGTCCTGCATCTGCAGGAAAGACAGATCTTGTATCCTTGGGAAAGAGAGATCCTGAGCTATCTGAAAAGGTGGATCCCATGTCCTTGGAAAACACGGATTCTGCATCTGTAGGAAAGACAGATCCCGGGTCCTTGGGTATGCTGACTCCAGGGTCATCAGGCAAAATCAAGCCTGTATCCCCTGGAACAGTGGCTCTGGGGTCATCTGGAAGGGTGGATCCTACTCACTTAGGGATGACAGAGCCTGCATCTATGGTTAATGCAGAAACCGTGTCCTCTACAAAAGAGGACCCTCAGTTCCTGGGAAAGATGGATCCTGCCTCCTCAGGAAAGCAAGAGTCCATGTCTATGAGAATGACAAAAACCATGTCTACTGGACAGGTGGATCCCATGTTTTCAGGAAAGATGGATCCTACATCTTTGAAAAACATGGACCCTGTGTCTTCAGGCAAGACGGGTCCAGTTTCTTTGGGAAAAGTGGATCCTGTGTCCTCAGGAAAGCCAGAGCCCTTTTCTCCTGGACAGGCAGAACTGATGTCTGTGGGAAAGACAGAAACTGCATCCTCAAGAAAGGAGGACCCAGTGTCCTCCAGAAAGGGGGATCCCATTTCTGTGGGAAATACAAAAACATCATCTTCTGGAAAAGTGAATCCTGAATCATCAGGAAAGATAGACCCTGTGTCCTCAGGCCCAGCGGGTCCCCCATCCTCTGTAAAAACTGAGGCAGTGACTGGAGGAAAAGCAGATCCACTATCTTCAGAAACGTCAGGTCCTGTGGCCCCTGGAAAGGTGGGTCTCATGGCCTCAGGGAAGGCTGATCCCCCGACCTTGGGTAAAGTGGACCCTGTGTGCAAGGGAAAGGCAGAAACTGTTCCCCCTGGAGACATGAACTCCGAGTCTGCAGGAAAGGTGGCCCCCACGACCCTAGGAAAAACAGTCCAGGCATCCTCGGGAAAAGCAGAAGCTGTCCCAGAGGGAAAGGTGGATCCTCTGCCTCTAGAGAAGGGCAATCCTATGAACTCCACGAAGGTGGATCCCAGGGCTTCAGGGAAAGCAGAACCCAAGTCTGAGGGCAAAGCAGAAACGAGGCCCCCTGGGCAGGAGGGCACCGCCTCATCAGGAAAAGCAGAGGCTAAATCTTTGCAGGAGAAGCCGCTGACCTCGGAGAAGGGGGATCCTGGATCCTCTATTGTCTCTGGGAAGTTGGAGCCTGTAGCCCTGGGGAAGACTGACTCTGCGCCTCAGGGAAAAGGGGAACCCCCATCCTCGGGGAAGCAGGCCCACCTGACCCTGGAGAAGGCGGAggcctcctcctccaggcaggCAGATGACAAACCCTGCGGCTCCGCTTCTTACCCCGCGGATAGCGGGGGTCGCGTGGAGCCAGCGCCACTGCCCAGCTCCGAGGCCTGCAGCCTTGGCCAGAAGGACCCGGCGGCCACTAGGGCCGAGAGAAACCCAGGCCTGGAGGCCGTAGCGCCGTCGCCGGGGCCGCGAACTCGCGACAACTTCACCAAGGCGCCGTCGTGGGAGGCGAGCGCCACGCCGCCACGCGAGGACGCGGGCACGCAGGCGGGCTCGCAGGCCTGTGTGTCGGTGGCCGTGAGCCCCATGTCTCCGCAGGACGGCGGGGGCGGCTCGGCCTTCAGCTTCCAGGCGGCGCCGCGCGCACCCAGCCCCGCGCCCAGGCCGCCCTCTCGCCGGGACGCGGGCCTACAGGTGTCACTGGGCGCCGCTGAGACGCGCTCCGTGGCCACGGAGCCCATGACGCCGCAGGCCGCCGCGCCGCCCGCCTTCCCCGAAGTGCGGGTGCGGCCGGGCTCCGCACTGGCAGCCGCCGTGGCGCCCCCAGAGGCCGCTGAGCCGGTGCGCGACGTGAGCTGGGACGAAAAGGGCATGACGTGGGAGGTGTACGGCGCCGCCATGGAGGTGGAGGTACTGGGCATGGCCATCCAGAAGCATCTGGAGCGACAGATCGAGGAGCACGGCCGCCAAGGGGCGCCCGCGCCGCCGCCCGCTGCGCGTCAGGGCCCGGGCCGTGCGGGCTCCGTGCGCACCGCGCCCCCAGAGGGCGCAGCGAAGCGCCCACCCGGCCTCTTCCGCGCGCTGCTGCAGAGTGTGCGCCGGCCGCGGTGCTGCTCACGGGCCGGACCCACGGCCGAGTGA